The genomic interval CGGCCAGGTAAGCAAGCAGAAACACACCAATGAGTATCAGTATGACTACAATGAAATTGACAGCCTGGCCATCAAGGCCCAGGCCTTTCAGCCAACTGTTAAGTTCATCAATCCAGGTGATGTCCATAGTCATGATGCGTTTGATTTTTTGATTGGAAACCTCCAACATCCACTAACTTCACTTCAATATGTTCCTTTGTGAATAAGGCGGGCTAAAATAAGCATAAAATTTGCAAATAAAAAAATGTCAGCCCTTAAAGACTGACATTTTTCCGTTTTTAACAAGGAAATCGATTTGTGGGAATTATTCCTTTTCGTTTTTCTTACCAATAAGATAGTAAACCAGCAAACCGAGTCCTCCGAAAACCAGGATCATCGAAAAGTACGATATTCCTTGTTCCATTGTGGTGCTCTCTTCCAGAATGTAACCTACCAGAGCGCCAATTCCCAAACCGATCAGCAGTAAGCTGAATTTAAGGCTGAGCGATACATTGCTTTCCTTATTGAAAATTTTTGCGTCTTGTCCGCTCTCTATAAGAGCAAGTCTTTCTTTTTTTCTTACAGACAGATAAACGATTCCGTAAACCATAGCGAAAAGACCAAGCGGTATTAAAAGTCCTTCTAAATCCATAATGTTATTTTTTTTAATGATACATTTGTTTTGTTCTTCATAATCTAGGACGCGATATTATTATAGCCGGTTACAGTTTTTTTTCAATATTTTGTTGTAATTTTATGTAACCGGTATTCAAGTTAAAACGTCCTATAAATCAGAAGCAGTTCTTGATTTGATGGGTTAATGAAAATAAAAGTCGCATATGAGCTCATTTTCGGATGAATATTATATTGAACGGGTTTTACAGGGTGACCATTCCTCTTATGCAACCCTTGTAGAAAGACATAAGGACATGATCTTCACTATTGCCCACAGAATGTTGAAAAACAGGGAGGAAGCAGAGGAAATTGCACAGGACACCTTTATGAAAGCATACCGTTCGCTCAGAAAATTCCGTAAAGAATCGAAATTTAGTACCTGGCTCTATAGGATAGTGTACAATTTATCCGTTTCTCAGTTGAGAAAAAATAAAGAACAAATGAGTTCCCTGGATGACGATGAGATCAATATAGATATAGAAGACACCCATAACAAAATGGATCAGATTGAAGCTTCAGATAGAAGTTATTATGTTAATCAGGCAATTGCCGGTTTGAAACATGACGAAAAAACCATCATTACCCTGTATTACCAGGAGGAACTGTCCGTAAATGAAATTTCGGAGATTGTACAACTGACCCATTCCAATGTAAAGGTCAAGTTGCATCGTGCAAGATTAAAGCTTTATGAGGAACTGAACAGAATATTAAAAAATGAAATAAACACACTGCTATGAATAGTAAGAATACACATATAGATGAAAGAACCCGGGAATTATTGAAAAATACCGGGGTTGAAAAAACAGGTACT from Bacteroidales bacterium carries:
- a CDS encoding sigma-70 family RNA polymerase sigma factor, with translation MSSFSDEYYIERVLQGDHSSYATLVERHKDMIFTIAHRMLKNREEAEEIAQDTFMKAYRSLRKFRKESKFSTWLYRIVYNLSVSQLRKNKEQMSSLDDDEINIDIEDTHNKMDQIEASDRSYYVNQAIAGLKHDEKTIITLYYQEELSVNEISEIVQLTHSNVKVKLHRARLKLYEELNRILKNEINTLL